The nucleotide sequence ATTGTCTTTAATCTTTCTATTGTCAGACTACCTGAGCAATATTCACTATACAGCGCGATACCTTCTTGGGTATGTGTATTCCCCGTTAGTCCTAAGCTGAAGACTTTAAGCTGATGCTTTTTCGCATTTAAGGTCGTTAACATATGAATGCCTAATTCATGATAGGCAAAAGCGTGTAGTTCTTTTTCAGTAAATAATGCATCTTTATTGATAAGCAATAATGCTTTCTCGTTATTTACCATAGCCTTAGCGACAATCTTGCTCGATTTTTCAATACGGCAATTTAACCCCCACTCATTTGCTTGGTATTTGAAGTAATCAATCGCATGTTCTGCACTGAGTAAAGCTTCCTCTTCAAACTCGTCATCGTTTAAATGGAGTAAAAATCTGGCATTAGCAATATCTGTTTTACTTGGCTCGCCATAATACTTCAAAGAGTTATACATAAAGTCTTCAGTACCAACAGAAGTTAGTAAATCTATTTTACAGGCCAAATTATCAACTACATGGCGATATAATTGCTGGATACCGACATCATTGACATTATCAACGGGCAGTTTATAAAGGTTTTCTCGAAACTGATAAGGGTTGATGTTCAATTGTTTGTAATTGAAGCTAGGTGCTATATAACTATTACGCTTTAAGAAGCGAGTACGCTCTGCCCCCAAATTAATCGGATTAATAAAATTCAGCGTTTCAATATTTTTACAAAGTGAGAATAATTTTTTGTCTAACGTGATGATTTCTGGACTGATGTTTGATGAAAGTATGTCCGCTTTTTGCGTTCGCTTCTTTTTACCGTATCTACGAACAAAAAAAGCCGCAGTTTCACTAATAGCATCTTTAAAACCAGTTTTTAATTCCTCTAGCACAAGAGGGTAAACCTCACCTGTACTCTCATCCATAAAGACTTTTTTCACTTCAGTGGGTAACACTAAGGTATTATCGAAATGAGCGTTAACATGAGAAATTAGATAACCGCGCCCATGAAAAACTTCGTCTGTCGCAGCTCTTACATCAAGGTTAGGTAGAATAATTTTATTGAGTTGGCGTTCAAATTGACTAACAATATTCCCCCATCGTTCAACATCTATTTGGCCTGCACCAATGTTGAAAGTAGGTGAATCTTTTTCAATACGCTTATAGTTGTATGAGTGAATATCAAAGACAATAGCATTACGAAACTCTTGTTCCACCACCGTGATAATAGCTTCTAAGACATGATAAAATGCTTGATGTTTAGCATGACTGATAGAACGCTGCTTAGGTGTAAGCGGCTTTTGCCAAACTTGCTTATTCCATGCGGTTTTAAAGTACGTTGACAACGTTTTTGCACGATTTAAATCGTACTCAAAGCGAGAGTCATTACCGATAAGCTGAATTGGGAATGATGAGATCAGCTCATCGGTGTAAGGATCTTCTTCAAAAAATCGTTCTTCTTTGGATAAAAGAAATGACTTTTCTAGTTCTTTTCTCAGTTTATGGCCATTGTGAATTGCCGCACAAATAATTGGTGAATATTCTTCAATTTTTATGATAAAAGAGCCATCAGCAACTTCTGCATGAAAACATTCTTGCTTTCTAATTTTAGCAATACACTCTTGCTCAGACAGCGTTAGCATCTTCAATTACCTGTCTGAATTCACTTTTTCGGTTCATAACGAGTTCTTTGGCATGAACAACACTTTCAACAAAGTCGATAACTTGAGCTTGCAGTTTTACTCGATTAAGTTTGTTGATACGGACAATACCACCAGGGCTTAATACGTTTACTTCAATAAGCTTTCCGCCGATAACATCAATACCCGTGAAGTACAGCCCGTCACGCACAAGTTTTGGCCCTATGTATTTACATAGCTTTTTCTCTTGTGCAGTAAGTCTATGTTTTACAACCGCACCGCCTGCATGAACATTTGAACGAACGTCATCTGAAGCAGGGATACGTTTCATAGCGCCAATTGGCTCGCCATTTAACATTAATATACGAACGTCACCTTCATGAGCTCCTTCGACATATTCTTGTAAAATAACGTAGTTGCTGCCTTTGCCGTTTTCATCACCGCCGATATAAAAGTCAAGGAGTGAGCGGAAACTCTGTTGTGCACTTTTTTCTAAAACAATCACACCACGGCCACCATAGCCATCAAGTGGTTTTAAGATCATTTTATCGCTGCCCGACTCTTTAAAAATACGTTCTAAATAATCTCGATTTTTAGATACATGAGTGGCTGGAATAAACTCACTTTCGGTGTCTTGAAAAGATGCTGTATAGACCTTGTTATTTGCGATTCGCAAACCATCAAGATCGTTCATTATAAATGTATCGCCGCGAACAGAGTCTAAAAAATTTAAGGCTAAGGTATCGAGAGGCGGATTCGCTCGCATAATGATGGCATCAAAACCTGCTAAAGGTAGTTGAGCGCGTTTAAACTGAGCATTTTTATAAAAACTTGGGATATTATCTGAAGCCTTAACTTTTTTTAAAAAAACATCACAAAAAGCACTGGCAACACTATCTCGAATGGTAAGGTTATTAACCGTTGCAAGTGCAACAGTATGCCCACGTTTTACGCATTCATGAATCAAACGTAAGGTTGAGTCTGTCTCAGCTTCGATACGTTCCCAAGGGTACATAATAAAACAAATCTTCATTTGCTATATCTCTAAAAAGTAAATTCGACAACCATTGTCAATTTTTGCGTAGAATAAATAATAGTAGAGAATTATGCTTGTAAAAAATTTTTGTCGTACAGGAAATTAATTTTTATATACCTCCCTTTAAATAAATGTTTTAGAAGGGGAGGTATGAATTCACGTTAATCTGTTGCTAAATCTTCAATTTGACTCGTTTTGCCACTACTTTTAGCAAAGCCGTGATGTACCTTACTCTTAGCAAGCGTATTCAAATATTTTTGCCAAAGTTTTGCTGGGTAAAACTGACTTGGTTGATTAGCTGTTATCTCTCTAATAAATAATTCTTCATCTTCGTTTTCTGGAGTCAGTGTTCCATCCGCCAATCCAACAAAAGTAACGCCATACTCTTCAAGCTCAAGTGATTCTCTTTTACTAAAAAAACCGCTTCGTGATAATCCTCTTGCAAACATCGTATCACCATAAAAGCGTTTATTGCTTTTGCGTATCTTGGTATTCATATTAACTACTTTCCTTTGGCGTAATAAATTCAATTAATTTTTTATAGCTGCTAAATGTTGAGTATGCAGACAATTTTAGTTCGCTGTTTACACAAGCCAAGATGGCTTGCTCGCTATTAGTCGCTTCAGGTGTATCCGTGACATAAGTGCAGTTGTCTAAAATGGCAGACACATAGCTAACATCTGGTTGAGTTACTTCAAAGTCGTTATCCTCTGCAAATGTTGGAGGAGTAGTTAAGCTAAGCAATAAAGCCAAGGTTTTTAGTGGTGTTTTTTTCATAATCTTTCTCAAAAGGAAACTTTTGACTAAATTTATGAGATTCTGTCAATAAAAAAAATCAAAAAATATTTGTCGATAGGACAAGATTAATTTATATTCGTGCCGTACCTAAATGGGATATTTAGATGGATATCAGAGTTTTTAAAACCTTCATAGCAGTTGCTGAGAACAAACATTTTGGCCGAGCATCAGAAACGCTGTATATCACGCAGGCTGCGGTTAGTGCGCGTATAAAGCAATTGGAAGAATATTACGGGACACAGCTAATTATCCGTGATAAAAATAATTTACGATTGACACCACCTGGAGAGTCATTACTTGCTCATGCTTATCTAATGGTTAGCCAAATGGAGCAGTCTAAAGTAGCTATTTCCATTGCCAATCAGCAAAAGCTCTCTTTTAATATCGCGGCAACGCCTAATGTTTGGGACGCTTTTTTTAGTAACCGAATTCATGATGCACTAGATCTTTTTGAGAATCTGGCTTTAGGCACAGAAATATCAGTTCGAGAAGCAATACAGCGCAAACTTGATGATAGAAGCATTGATGTTGGTTTGTTAACTGACCCTATAAAAGAAGATGACTTTTCAAATGAGCTAATTGGACACTTTGATTTGGCATTAGTAGGTAGTCGCTCAACCTTTGACGCAAATGTTGAAGACTATATATGGGTGGACTGGGGTATTACTTTCCAAAAAGAGCACGCGTTTCACCACAAGGTGACACCGAGTTTTAAAACCAGTACCGCAATGATTGCCCTTGAAGTAATTCAATCGAAAGGTGGCTTTGCTTATTTACCATCAGAGCTTATCGCTCCTCTATTAGAGGAGGAAAGTATATTCTTGATCGAATCACCTCTACAAATAAAACGACCTATTTATATGGTTTATAGAAAAAACACATCTAATGAAGAGTTACTTCAGGAGTTCAGAAAGCTCTTCGCCACGATTCAATAAACATGAACGGCCGCTTGCACAAGCTTGCCGTCCATAGTCACCTTAAAACTGGAGGAGAACCCACCCAAAAGCATGGTGGGAGGACGGTGCATTTTTTTAATATTGTATGGCACCTCCTGGCACTTTTTAGCCGGTCACAGCAGAACCAAAACAGATCCTGAAACAAGTTCAGGAAGTCGAACTTATACTCTCATTGCGCTTGAGGAGGTTGTGGCCTCGGCTCTGGCATCCTGCTTCGCTCTACCTCCTGCATCCATGCAGTCGTTCGCCACAATGACGTTGTACTTTTTCTTATTGTGTGCGGGCTTCTTTGGTGCTCTTTTTCTGATATTGTGACTGTCTCTGAATGACACAAAACGGTCGGTCACCGAGGGTGGCAATTCGCTCCTAACAGGCCTTATGCTTTTCAACTATTTAGGTCAACATTATGTTGCTCACATCAAGTACTTACTGATTAACCTGTTCAAGTAAATCAGCCATTGATTGCGGCCCTTCAACAATGGTACTGGTATAGCTATCTGCAAATTCGTTTAGCTTAAGGGTGTAATTATAACCAATTGGCAAGCCGCGCTTTTTCCCAGCCGCCTCCATTGCTTTTTCGGCTTCATAGTTAAATGGTGGGCTAATGCTGACAAAGTCGTAACTGTCGCCAGAAATTTTACGATACCATTTCATTGGTGGCTCGTTTATCTCTTTAAATACTTCTTCCCACTCTTTCATGTATTTTATAAATTCAACATGTTTACCAGGATGAATTTTCCAGACGGTGATTGTATAAATAGCGTTTGGATCGGCAACCGCATGCGCTTGCTTGGTCAATGCTTGATTTAAACTAACGATTACAACGACAGCGATCAAAAGTGACTTAATAATATTCATAATATTCCTTAAAATAAAAAGCCCTAAAACCAGTCGATTTTAGGGCTTAGTTTCTATGTTTTTAGGTAGATTAAATTAGAAGTTATAACCAAACGTTACACCGTAAGTGCGTGGTGCTTTGTATGAGTTATATACGGTATCATCCATCGCTGCATACAAAGTAGTTGAAGCAATATTTAACTCGTCTGTTAAGTTCTTAGCCCAGACTTGTACAGACCAAGTGTCTTCGAAACTACGTAACATAAATACCGCATCTAAATTCGTTTCTGAATCGACTTGAGTAAGTGGGTCATTTGAATTATCGAAGAAATACTCGTCTTGATATTGATAGCTAACGCTCAAGCTTGCTTCAGCAAAATCACCCATTCCCCATTCATATTTAGCATTTAAGCTATAGGTGTTCTCTGGGGTACGGCGCATCTTATTACCTTTTAAGTTTTCGCCATCAACTTCAAAGTCTTCAGTAAATTCTGAATCAAGGAAACCGTATGATGCTCTCAACGTTAACCCTTCAGTAACTAGTGCAATCATCTCTAGTTCAAGACCTGATACTTCACCGGTACCATTAAATACTTGTAGGTTATCTGGTGTTGTTTCACCGGTTTCAACCCAAACCGTTGTTTGAATATCAGTGTATTCGGTAAAGAATACGGCACCGTTTACTTGTAAGCGATCTTCCAATCCTTGAAGTTTAAAACCAACTTCATAGTTCCAAGCAGTTTCTGGTTTGAATGCAATAATTGCCTCTTCTGCTTTTTCCATACCTTCACCGTTAAAACCACCTGCTTTATATCCCTTAGCAACCGATAGATAATAGAAGGCATCGTCTGATGCTTGGTAATCTAGGTTAAAGCTCGGAGTCCACTCATCCCAAGAATCACTTGTTTCGAAAGCATATTCATCAAAAACCCAATTGCCATCTAAGTCATAATGATGACCACAACAGTTATCAAAGCGACGACCACCAGCAGTACCAGAGAAGTCTTTTTCATCACGAGACCAACGTAAGCCCGCTGTTGCAGACAGCTTGTCAGTAAACTCATAGCTTGTTTGACCAAAAACCGCATAACTGGTAGTTTCGTTTACCGTTGTATTGTAAATATTACCTGTTGTTGTGCCCCATTGCGTATCAAACCAATAATCAACCGATTCATTACGATCAATATCTTCAGTCATGTAAAATACACCAACTAACCAGCCTAATGGGCCATCACTAACATCAGCTAAACGAAATTCTTGTGAGAACTGTTCTGACTCTTCAGCTTTTAAGGACAACCACTCATCATCTGGCTGAATTAAGGCAAGTTCATCTTGATTTTCTACGGTGTTGTCTTCACACGGAAAAACGTTACCCGTGCTCCAATCACCACACCACTCAAATTTCTGTGTTGAGTCAACTAAACCGGCGGCAGCATTTTCATAAATAGTATAATCGTTATCTCGATAAGCTGTAATCGACGTTAAATGACCAATACTTGAGGTGTAATCTACTTGCACTGCAAAAGTATTACTATCTGACTCTTCATCATTATCAACACTACTTAAATCTTCACGTGGATCTTCACTAATGAATGGCTCGTTACGACCTGCACTATAGCCAATATGTTTAATTTTAGGTACACCATCTGCTGTTGATGTTGCTGCAGTAAATAACACTTCTAAATCATCACTTGCAGTATATAAAATCTGTGCACGAGCCGAAGTACTTTCTGCCACGTCGGCATCATTTCCTGTATAAGTATTTTTACCGTAACCATCTCTAGTTTTGCTTACGACTGATATTTTACCTGCAACGTTATCAGTAATTGAGCCAGTTACATAACCTTTAGCTTCTAGCTGGCCATAATCACCTACAGTCACTTCTGCGCTGCCTTCCATATCACCATCAACAGGACGTTTGGTAATAAAGTTAACCGCACCACCTACAACGTTTTTACCGTAAAGCGTCCCTTGTGGGCCACGCAATACTTCAACACTTTGTAAGTCGTATAAGTCCATTACTGCACTTGTACCACGTGAAATGTAAACACCATCTATATACATACCAATTGCAGCAGCGGCACCAGCCGATTCAATATCACTACCAATACCACGCATAAACAGTTCAGGTTCAGCAGAGTTATAGGCGTTCATTTGAAAGCCTGGTACTCGACTTGAAATGTCTTCTAAGCCATTTATACGCTCTTCCTTAATCTGGTCTGCACCAAAAGCTGAAACAGCGACAGGAGTTGATTGTAAACTTTCTACTTTATGACGAGCTGTAACTGTTACATGCTCAATTTCTAATTTGTCTACTTCGGCGTCTGTTGCTGCTGCCTCTTCGGCAAATGCCGATACACTCGACATACTTAAAGCAAGAGCAACACCTAAAGCGATAGGTTTGCGCATGGTTGTTAGTGTTGATAATTGTTGCAAGCTCATCTTTAGTTCTCCTCCCTTTCAAAGGGATTTTATTTTTTATAATTTTTATGAGTGAATTTAAGTTAGTGAGTACTTTGTTTAGTTTTTACTCATCTGTTATCACACTAAAGCACCAAACCATATAATAAAAATAATTTATTTTGAGGTTGTTATAGTTTTTTTTATATACCAAGCCATTTTAAAAAGCGCTTAACAAAACTATAATTAACCTTATTATACAATAACTTAATTAGATTAACGGACTAATTAGAGTCAAAATATATAATTTAATCTAGACAAATATTTGACTCAATCCCATGTTAATACCTTGTAAATAATTTCATAGTTTTTTTTTATTTTGTTTATTTATAACCATTAAATTTAGCGAAATAAAAAAGGCAGCTTTAAGCTGCCTTCTTTTTCTCTATTTAGTACTTTAACTACAAGCCAATAATTAATATTGCAATAACGCCAACAGGGGCGATAAAGCGCATTGTCGTTAACCACGGAGCAAACCATCTAGATGGTGATGCCGAAAACTCCCTTTTAACCGTATTGTGTGGCATAACCCAGCTGCAAAAAAGCACTATCAGTAACGCATTAAACGGGATCATAATGTTTGCCACTAAATAATCCATAATGTCGAATAATGTTTTGCCAGCAAAAGCATCAAAAAACGCCAATGGTGTGAAGTTTGAAAGTGTATTAAATGACAGCGCCGCACCTAACCCTAAAACCGCTGTAGCACTGCCGATGTATATCGTTGCTCGACCGCGACTTAAATGGTATTGCTCAATGATAAACCTCACCAAACATTCAAGCATAGATAAGGCGGTTGTTAACGCTGCGCCTGCCAGTAGAAAGAAAAATAGCAACCCGATAAATTGACCGCCAGGCAACTGGCCAAAAGCGACAGGCAGAGTTTCAAAAATTAACCCCGGTCCACTCGCTGGTTCTAGCCCATAAGCAAACACAAATGGAAATATTGCCATCCCTGCGAGTAACGCAACTAAGGTATCTGCAAAAGCGACAGTGATGACCGATTTCGGAATAGAAATATCTTTACTTAAATAACCACCGTAAGCCATTACACTACCAGCGCCAACACCTAGAGAGAAAAATGCTTGTCCCATTGCCGCTAAAACAACATCCGCATTAATTTTACTTAAATCCGGTGAAAACAAATAGCTAAACCCTTTAGCAAAATCGCCGGCAATAGCAGCGTAAACGACAAGCAAAATCAAAATGACGAACAACATTGGCATTAGATATTTAACGCATTTTTCTAGTCCATCTTTCAGGCCTTTAGAAATAATGAACATGCTAAGCAGCAAAAAGCCTAAAAATAAACCCGTGCTTTTAATTGGTGATCCCGCTAACGCTTGAAACATCGATTTTGACGACTCACCATCGATGCCTGCAAAACTATTTAATGCTGACTTGGCGGTATAATCTACTGTCCAACCTGCAACAACACTGTAATAAGCTAAAGCGATAAACGGTATAAGCAAGCTTAACCAGCCAATTAACTGCCAAGCGGGGTTGGCTGAAAACTTTTCTCTAAGAACTCGCATCGTACTGAACGGGTCTTTTTGGCCCTGACGACCAATCATTAACTCTGCCACCATGATTGGCGCTGCAAATAACAGTAGAGTCAATATATATACCATTACAAACGCGGCGCCACCGTTGCTACCAACAACATATGGAAAACGCCAAATATTGCCTAACCCTACCGCGATACCAATAGTGGCTAACAAAAAGCTCGCTTTCGATGACCAAACAATAGATTTTCCCACTGACATATTAATTATCCCTTATACATAACTATTTGATTTTTATAGGAGCGAAAATTAACTTAGGTTACCGCTTGTCTTTGATTAAACTCAGCCTGTTTATAGGTTTCGTTTTGCATGATATTTTTCAAACGAGCAACCGCGTCATAAACATCAACATATCGTAAATACAGTGGAGTGAGGCCAAATCGAAGCGTATCTGGAGCTCTGAAATCCCCCATTACTCCTGCTTTAATAAGAGCTTGAACGATTTCATAGCCATTTTCATGACTCATCGCAACTTGACTGCCGCGGCGTTCGCGTTGTTTAGGAGTGATCACATTGAAATTAAAATCTGCACATTCTTGCGCGATTAATTCGATAAATAAGTCAGAGAGGTTTAATGACTTTTCACGAAGTTTGTAAATGTCTGCACGCGCTGAAATATCAATTCCAATTTCCGACATAGCTAAGCTCACAATCGCTTGTGTACCAGAAAGCATTTGATTAATGTTATCGGCTGGACGGTAATCCCGTTCGAATGCAAATGGCGCTTGATGAGAATACCATCCAGTCAATGGCTGCAAAGCCTTACCTTGATGACGTTTAGCGCAAAATACAAATGCTGGACTACCCGGCCCGCCGTTGTAGTATTTATATGTGCAACCAATGGCGAAATCGACATTGCAAGCATTTAAATCAATTGGCAACGCCCCACCACTATGACACAAATCCCAAACAGAAATAGCGCCGCACTGTTGCGTTTTCTCGGTAATCGTTTTCATATCAAGTAAACGACCCGACTTATAATGAACCTGTGTCAAACATACGACGGCAACCGAATCATCAATAGCGTCAAGAATACCTTGTTCAGTTTCGGCAAACACGATTTCATGCTTATCACCTAAGAGCTTAACTAACCCTTGCGCTGTGTAGTTATCAGTAGGGAAGTTACTGCCTTCCATAACGATCTTCTTACGCGTTGGGTTTAATGTTAAAGCGGCCGCGAGCACTTTAAAAATATTGATACCAGTTGCATCTGTCACCACGACTTCACCTGCGTCAGCACCAATTGTCGTAGCAAGCGTGTCGCCAATGGTTTGACTTAAAGTAAACCAGCCATGAATATTCCAACTCTTAATTAAACTAGTTCCCCATTGATCAAGGATCACTTGCTCTGCTTTCGCCATCGCTTTTTTCGGCATAGCGCCTAACGAGTTGCCGCTCATGTATATGTCATGCTCGGGCAAACTAAACTCATCTCTGAAACAGGCTATTTCGTCTTGCTTGTCTCGTTCTATACAACTTTCTCTGGTGATCATAGTGAACTACTCTTATCTCGATTTTAAATCTTTATGTATTGCCAGTATTTAAGTTTGACTGCTAAGCGTTAACTGCGCGATCTGCGTGGCTATACACAATAACTAATATCGTCATCATATAGCGCCTAGAAATAACTTAAAAATAATATAAAGAGCAACTGGTATATACAAAAACTTATAGCCAAGTGGAGAAAATATTCCTGCAAGGAATAATTAATTGCGTTTAATGTGAAATAATAAGCAGTGAAACGGCGATCAAAAAGCCCGGTGTAAACCGGGCCTTTTCTGATGATAGGTAACTATAAATAATGCCTATATTAACCTTATGGCTTACTAGATTTAATATTTCGTTTTGGCCACGGTACCGTTGGCGCCGTAAAGCTAGGTTCACCAAGCACAGGGCTAGACAATACGTAAATTCCATGATTCGTAAATAACCAGAATAAATTACGGTCGTATTCAATATAAACGCCATGCGATAGATTGCCGCGGGCATATTCAACCACTCTTTCAGAATTAAACGGTGGCACAAAATACGCTGTAATCTCAGGATTTTTAATGTCACTTACGTCAAACACTTGTAGACCTGCATTATAAAATGCGTATGGTAAAATATTATCTTTAGGTGTACCAGGTTGTGTGTAATAACCTGTGCGTTTAGGGCCAAAGCTACCTCGGCGTTGGCAATAATCTTGGAACTTAGCCTCTGCAGGTGGTTTTGGTCGTGGTAAAACGCCGACTTTAAACGGCTTTTCAGGATTGCTTACGTCAATCATGTGAACATCTTTGTATGGTTCCCAACAATCTTCATTTAACGGATAACCACTAAAGTAAACGATGCCTGTTTTCTCTACTTGCGAAACATCAATAAAATCGCCTTCAGTTCCAGCAACGCTTGGAGCAAAGTTTAAGTGACTTACCACCTTTAAATCTTTGCTGTCGGTAATATCAACGACATAAAACCCTAAACCGCCCATCGCTGCGTAGCCGTATTTTCCACCTTCTTCAACTGGCGTAGGAATAAATAACGACATACGTGCCCCCATCCATGATGTACGATTACCGGCACGTGGATTTTCTTTATAGGCTGCTTCGTGCTCTTCATCAAAAGCGATTTGACCTGGCACAGTTAATTGATCGAGAAATATAGGATTACTTGGATCTGACATATCCCAAGACTGATAACCTGCCGAGTATAGATCATTAGGATATTCAGTTAATGAGTAACTCGCATCAGGCGCTGCGGCAACATACATAGTGTCGCCACCAAAGTATGCGGGTAGATCCCGTACCCCAGATCCTTGCTGCGTACCGATTGGTGCATCAGGATGCTCAACGTCAGTTGTGCGCTCCGCCAGAAGCTTCCAATCTTTAGGTAAAGGACCGTTCATTTCATAAACCTTAAAGCCCTTTAAGTGTTTTGAATTGCGAATCGCTTCCACCTTATCAGGCTGGGTACGTTTATTTTTAAGCAAACCGAAGCGACGAACCTCAAATGCTTGAACCATGACATATTTGCCTAAGGTTTCATTATATTGAATAGACGCAGCGCCAAACATGTCACCTTCATCATAAGGATTTTGATCAACCTCATCAGCGCCATTTGCGCCCCAAGTATGGCCTCGAGTTAACAGTAACTTGGCATCTTTTGGGTTAGTAATATCGAATATTTTTAAATCTCGGCGAACATATTGGTATAAATAACGACGACCATCAAAATCAACAATATTTTGCCAGGTATGAAACGGTTCAACTGTAATTGGGTAATACGCTTCTACCGTCATATTTTTAATGTATTGTTCGGTATCCCAATAATCAAGTTCACCCTCAAATGTCACATTACTATGGCTGTCTCGAGTCGCTACAGGGTGAGTAAAAATACCTGTTTTAGGATCTAAACCATAACTACCTTTAATTGGATCGGCAGGCGTTTTATCAATACTTAAGCTATCCGCACGCTGTACCCATTTATCTTGAATGCTGTTCTCTTGCTGGTGATGTTGCGTTTCTTTTTCAGCGCAACCTACACTTGAACATGCGATGGCGATAACTGTAGTAAGTAAGACAGGTTTAAAAGAGCCTTGCCATAGTTTGATTTTTTTGTTCATAAATCCTCACAATTAAATAAGCAGACACTTATTTAAAGACATATTAATAAAACTTGGTTCTATACTAAGCAACCTAAATATAACAAGATAATAACAATAAACACTACAGTTATAATTAATTTTATATATCCAAGGCGTAATTAAGTTTAATTTTAAATAAACGATAAGATATTTTTAATCTCACTATTTTCATTGTTTACCTATGGAATCTAGGAGAACAGTTTTTATATCAAGAGCTTCAATCGGTTAGTAATAGTGTTGTCTTAAAAATTACAATAACTGATGTTTTTTAAAATGTACAAATTGATCGGCCTACAAGATCAACTTATTTCAGGATGGAACACAAGTACAAAAAAACCATCTAGAAGTAGATGGCTTTTAAGGAGTTATTCAAAAATTCAATTATAGCGTTGTCAGCTAGACCTTATATATAAAGTCGTTGTCGCTTAACAATTCTAATTTATTACCAATAATATCTTGTTGATTTAGTTTTGATAATAAATCAAAGCCTTGTTGGCGCTGCTCTAATGTCAGTGCACGATAAGGAACGCGGAAAATCTTTTCTACGGCATTAGTCATCATTAAAGCGGTGTTAATTGCGATAGGATTTGGCTCACAGAATAACCAACCCATTAAGCCTTGCAGCTCT is from Thalassotalea crassostreae and encodes:
- a CDS encoding TonB-dependent receptor translates to MSLQQLSTLTTMRKPIALGVALALSMSSVSAFAEEAAATDAEVDKLEIEHVTVTARHKVESLQSTPVAVSAFGADQIKEERINGLEDISSRVPGFQMNAYNSAEPELFMRGIGSDIESAGAAAAIGMYIDGVYISRGTSAVMDLYDLQSVEVLRGPQGTLYGKNVVGGAVNFITKRPVDGDMEGSAEVTVGDYGQLEAKGYVTGSITDNVAGKISVVSKTRDGYGKNTYTGNDADVAESTSARAQILYTASDDLEVLFTAATSTADGVPKIKHIGYSAGRNEPFISEDPREDLSSVDNDEESDSNTFAVQVDYTSSIGHLTSITAYRDNDYTIYENAAAGLVDSTQKFEWCGDWSTGNVFPCEDNTVENQDELALIQPDDEWLSLKAEESEQFSQEFRLADVSDGPLGWLVGVFYMTEDIDRNESVDYWFDTQWGTTTGNIYNTTVNETTSYAVFGQTSYEFTDKLSATAGLRWSRDEKDFSGTAGGRRFDNCCGHHYDLDGNWVFDEYAFETSDSWDEWTPSFNLDYQASDDAFYYLSVAKGYKAGGFNGEGMEKAEEAIIAFKPETAWNYEVGFKLQGLEDRLQVNGAVFFTEYTDIQTTVWVETGETTPDNLQVFNGTGEVSGLELEMIALVTEGLTLRASYGFLDSEFTEDFEVDGENLKGNKMRRTPENTYSLNAKYEWGMGDFAEASLSVSYQYQDEYFFDNSNDPLTQVDSETNLDAVFMLRSFEDTWSVQVWAKNLTDELNIASTTLYAAMDDTVYNSYKAPRTYGVTFGYNF
- a CDS encoding flavohemoglobin expression-modulating QEGLA motif protein, with translation MLTLSEQECIAKIRKQECFHAEVADGSFIIKIEEYSPIICAAIHNGHKLRKELEKSFLLSKEERFFEEDPYTDELISSFPIQLIGNDSRFEYDLNRAKTLSTYFKTAWNKQVWQKPLTPKQRSISHAKHQAFYHVLEAIITVVEQEFRNAIVFDIHSYNYKRIEKDSPTFNIGAGQIDVERWGNIVSQFERQLNKIILPNLDVRAATDEVFHGRGYLISHVNAHFDNTLVLPTEVKKVFMDESTGEVYPLVLEELKTGFKDAISETAAFFVRRYGKKKRTQKADILSSNISPEIITLDKKLFSLCKNIETLNFINPINLGAERTRFLKRNSYIAPSFNYKQLNINPYQFRENLYKLPVDNVNDVGIQQLYRHVVDNLACKIDLLTSVGTEDFMYNSLKYYGEPSKTDIANARFLLHLNDDEFEEEALLSAEHAIDYFKYQANEWGLNCRIEKSSKIVAKAMVNNEKALLLINKDALFTEKELHAFAYHELGIHMLTTLNAKKHQLKVFSLGLTGNTHTQEGIALYSEYCSGSLTIERLKTIALRVIAVHYMLKHGDFVKTYHALMNEFELDKQVAFTITTRVYRGGGFTKDYLYLKGFRDILTIAKGQMIDNLLVGKTGLLDFDVISEMVERGLLNKPEPLFDISYTSSGDKVLDYIVNSIK
- the maoP gene encoding DUF413 domain-containing protein encodes the protein MNTKIRKSNKRFYGDTMFARGLSRSGFFSKRESLELEEYGVTFVGLADGTLTPENEDEELFIREITANQPSQFYPAKLWQKYLNTLAKSKVHHGFAKSSGKTSQIEDLATD
- a CDS encoding LysR family transcriptional regulator — translated: MDIRVFKTFIAVAENKHFGRASETLYITQAAVSARIKQLEEYYGTQLIIRDKNNLRLTPPGESLLAHAYLMVSQMEQSKVAISIANQQKLSFNIAATPNVWDAFFSNRIHDALDLFENLALGTEISVREAIQRKLDDRSIDVGLLTDPIKEDDFSNELIGHFDLALVGSRSTFDANVEDYIWVDWGITFQKEHAFHHKVTPSFKTSTAMIALEVIQSKGGFAYLPSELIAPLLEEESIFLIESPLQIKRPIYMVYRKNTSNEELLQEFRKLFATIQ
- the gshB gene encoding glutathione synthase is translated as MKICFIMYPWERIEAETDSTLRLIHECVKRGHTVALATVNNLTIRDSVASAFCDVFLKKVKASDNIPSFYKNAQFKRAQLPLAGFDAIIMRANPPLDTLALNFLDSVRGDTFIMNDLDGLRIANNKVYTASFQDTESEFIPATHVSKNRDYLERIFKESGSDKMILKPLDGYGGRGVIVLEKSAQQSFRSLLDFYIGGDENGKGSNYVILQEYVEGAHEGDVRILMLNGEPIGAMKRIPASDDVRSNVHAGGAVVKHRLTAQEKKLCKYIGPKLVRDGLYFTGIDVIGGKLIEVNVLSPGGIVRINKLNRVKLQAQVIDFVESVVHAKELVMNRKSEFRQVIEDANAV